One genomic region from Thermomicrobium sp. 4228-Ro encodes:
- a CDS encoding long-chain-fatty-acid--CoA ligase: protein MNLDTLTIRHVLLRTQCYFPRSEIVERIGEGQVRRFRYAQLAEEALRLATALKQLGVGQGDRVATLLWNTWPHLVAYLAIPNIGAVIHTLNLRLHPNDLAYIANHAEDKVLIVEESLLPLYEGFRDKAPFQHVIVVGDASKVAGALSYDDLIRTHEPDRNALADVHWDTPAFLLYTSGTTGRPKGVLYVHAQLALAALALTSTITYYVSKDDSIVLSVPMFHVASWALPYAGLVVGAKMVLPGPHPQPVDLLNLLSDEQGTFVAGVPTVWHDAANLVEKYPGRWTFSPRLRLILGGSAAPEALIRRWQSFGVTVIHGWGMSEVLLGLQSHVKLEDFPPEERMQWLLKQGMPCPFVEAKVLTFDGKEAPWDGQTMGELLVRGAWIADSYYRGESPDSFVDGWLRTGDVAVIDSEGYVKLVDRIKDVIKSGGEWISTIELENTLMSHPAIEEAAVIGVPHERWQERPIAVVVLREGQSVTEEELKEYLRERFVRWWVPDAFVFVDELPKTSTGKLAKATLRERFRDWKWEESK from the coding sequence ATGAACCTCGATACGCTGACCATCCGGCATGTACTGCTCCGGACCCAATGCTACTTCCCGCGGTCCGAGATCGTCGAACGGATCGGCGAGGGGCAAGTCCGGCGCTTCCGGTATGCCCAGCTGGCCGAGGAGGCCCTGCGCCTGGCGACCGCGCTCAAGCAGCTCGGCGTCGGCCAGGGTGACCGGGTGGCGACGCTGCTCTGGAACACCTGGCCGCATCTCGTCGCGTATCTGGCGATCCCCAATATCGGTGCGGTGATCCACACGCTCAACCTGCGCCTGCATCCCAACGACCTCGCGTATATCGCCAACCACGCCGAGGACAAAGTCCTGATCGTCGAGGAGTCGTTGCTCCCGCTCTACGAGGGGTTCCGCGACAAGGCACCGTTCCAGCACGTGATCGTGGTCGGGGACGCCTCGAAGGTCGCAGGTGCACTGTCCTACGACGACCTGATCCGGACCCACGAGCCGGACCGGAACGCGTTGGCCGACGTACACTGGGACACGCCAGCGTTCCTCTTGTATACGTCGGGGACGACCGGCCGGCCGAAGGGCGTGCTCTACGTCCACGCGCAGCTGGCGCTGGCAGCGCTGGCGCTTACCTCGACGATCACCTATTACGTGAGCAAGGACGACTCGATCGTCCTCTCCGTCCCGATGTTCCACGTGGCGAGCTGGGCGTTGCCGTACGCTGGCCTGGTCGTGGGCGCCAAGATGGTCCTCCCGGGCCCGCACCCGCAGCCGGTCGACCTCCTGAACCTGCTCTCCGACGAGCAGGGTACCTTCGTGGCCGGTGTCCCGACCGTCTGGCACGACGCCGCCAACCTAGTCGAGAAGTACCCCGGACGGTGGACCTTCTCGCCGAGGCTGCGACTCATCCTCGGTGGCAGTGCCGCGCCAGAGGCGCTCATCCGCCGCTGGCAGTCGTTCGGCGTGACGGTGATCCACGGCTGGGGCATGAGCGAGGTACTGCTCGGACTGCAGTCGCACGTCAAGCTGGAGGACTTCCCGCCCGAGGAGCGGATGCAGTGGCTGCTCAAGCAGGGGATGCCCTGCCCGTTCGTCGAGGCCAAGGTCCTCACCTTCGACGGCAAGGAAGCACCCTGGGACGGACAGACGATGGGCGAACTCCTGGTGCGGGGCGCCTGGATCGCCGACTCATACTACCGCGGCGAGAGCCCGGACTCGTTCGTCGACGGCTGGCTGCGCACCGGTGACGTGGCAGTGATCGACTCCGAGGGGTACGTCAAGCTGGTCGACCGGATCAAGGACGTCATCAAGTCGGGCGGCGAGTGGATCAGCACGATCGAACTGGAGAACACGCTGATGAGCCACCCGGCGATCGAGGAAGCGGCTGTCATCGGCGTGCCGCACGAGCGCTGGCAGGAACGACCGATCGCGGTCGTCGTCCTGCGTGAGGGCCAGTCGGTCACCGAGGAAGAACTGAAAGAATACTTGCGGGAGCGGTTCGTCCGCTGGTGGGTGCCGGACGCGTTCGTCTTCGTCGACGAGCTTCCGAAGACGTCGACCGGCAAGCTCGCCAAGGCGACGCTCCGCGAGCGGTTCCGTGACTGGAAGTGGGAGGAGAGCAAGTGA
- a CDS encoding TIGR02710 family CRISPR-associated CARF protein, with protein MSQPVRRVLVLNVGKPMDGNVADRPEAFALREARPDYVVFVCSVPGDTQTGSLDFVAEYAALAGLAPERYDVLTLTDPDDLVRCYEALVARFAELRQRFPGAEILADYTAGTKSMSAALVLAALDNEGSPEVQLRLVRGARGRQATVIPGTESFAPVSGVHDVRARRFAGLARSALERFDYAEAAAMLDEAMRRELSPALRSQLERARNLCRAFDAWDRYELPAAIRLFELYRRDWHRQLGILEQLAGVVQAFSSEPAPSTAEPRLAALDRLRDPYLAVEDVLFNAERRAAQARYDDAMARVYRALELFVQLRLWLGHRIDTADVDLARVPEEWRARLAARDRGNGPVRLALVQAWDLLADLPAEPLADWLRAERGRLLDWTKHRNASLLAHGFSPVTAAVWQQHGQAGLALCRAGLAELAARQVRRPLQHGQFPRAELLSGLG; from the coding sequence ATGAGCCAGCCAGTGCGTCGGGTGCTCGTCCTCAACGTCGGGAAGCCGATGGACGGGAATGTCGCCGATCGTCCGGAAGCGTTCGCCTTGCGCGAGGCGCGGCCGGACTACGTCGTCTTCGTCTGTTCGGTACCGGGCGATACCCAGACCGGGAGTCTCGACTTCGTCGCCGAGTACGCGGCGCTGGCTGGCCTCGCACCGGAGCGTTACGACGTCCTCACCCTGACCGACCCCGATGACCTCGTCCGCTGTTACGAGGCGCTGGTCGCCCGGTTCGCCGAACTCCGCCAGCGTTTCCCGGGTGCCGAGATTCTGGCCGACTACACAGCCGGTACGAAGTCGATGAGCGCTGCCCTCGTCCTCGCGGCGCTCGACAACGAGGGCTCGCCCGAGGTGCAGCTCCGGCTCGTCCGCGGCGCGCGCGGTCGCCAGGCGACCGTGATCCCGGGTACCGAGAGCTTCGCGCCGGTCTCCGGTGTCCACGACGTGCGCGCTCGCCGCTTCGCTGGCCTCGCGCGCAGTGCGCTCGAGCGGTTCGACTATGCCGAGGCAGCCGCGATGCTCGACGAAGCCATGCGGCGCGAGCTCTCGCCCGCTCTGCGGAGCCAGCTCGAGCGGGCCCGCAACCTCTGCCGGGCCTTCGACGCCTGGGACCGCTACGAGCTGCCAGCGGCGATCCGGCTGTTCGAGCTGTACCGCCGCGACTGGCACCGTCAGCTCGGCATCCTCGAGCAACTGGCTGGTGTCGTCCAGGCGTTCTCCAGCGAGCCGGCACCCTCGACCGCTGAGCCGCGCCTGGCGGCGCTCGACCGGCTGCGCGATCCCTACCTCGCGGTCGAGGACGTGCTCTTCAACGCCGAGCGTCGCGCCGCTCAGGCACGCTACGACGACGCCATGGCGCGGGTCTACCGCGCGCTCGAGCTGTTCGTCCAGTTGCGCCTCTGGCTGGGGCACCGGATCGATACCGCTGACGTCGATCTCGCCCGGGTCCCCGAGGAGTGGCGCGCGAGGCTCGCCGCGCGCGACCGCGGGAACGGGCCGGTCCGCCTCGCTCTCGTCCAGGCCTGGGATCTCCTGGCCGACCTGCCCGCCGAGCCGCTCGCCGATTGGCTCCGTGCCGAGCGCGGCCGGCTCCTCGACTGGACGAAGCACCGCAACGCGTCGCTGCTCGCGCACGGGTTCTCCCCGGTGACCGCAGCGGTTTGGCAGCAACACGGGCAGGCTGGCCTCGCGCTGTGCCGAGCCGGGCTGGCCGAGCTCGCTGCACGTCAGGTACGCCGGCCACTGCAGCACGGCCAGTTCCCCCGGGCTGAACTCCTGAGCGGTCTCGGCTAG
- the cmr4 gene encoding type III-B CRISPR module RAMP protein Cmr4: MAEASALLFAYCETPVHAGTGRSVGTVDLPIQRERITGFPIVQASSVKGVLRAATQTNGADAERHRALFGPDRPEEASAHAGALQVTDLQVVLFPVRSLAGVFAWTTSPAVLARLGRLAKLAGIEGPVDPTRFAGLQPGQCAVANESTLLVQAGQQVGVVLEEYSFTLAGELAGLVSALAEWLAAHALPQAPEYAWWRENLAKHLCVLPDDDFRDFVLYATEIEAHVRLKDETKTVEPGALWTTEALPAETLLVGLLATTRSRYDKVNEDGRALLGWLTSKLDGRRVRLGGDETTGRGAVVLRVARV, translated from the coding sequence ATGGCCGAAGCGAGTGCCTTGCTCTTCGCCTACTGCGAGACACCGGTCCATGCCGGTACCGGCCGCTCGGTCGGAACCGTCGACCTGCCCATCCAGCGCGAGCGGATCACCGGCTTTCCGATCGTCCAGGCGTCCAGCGTCAAGGGCGTACTCCGGGCGGCGACCCAGACCAACGGTGCCGATGCCGAGCGCCACCGCGCCCTCTTCGGGCCGGACCGCCCCGAAGAGGCGTCGGCGCACGCTGGCGCGCTCCAGGTGACCGACCTCCAGGTCGTCCTCTTCCCCGTGCGCTCGCTGGCTGGTGTCTTCGCCTGGACGACCAGCCCCGCTGTCCTGGCCCGGCTCGGCCGCCTGGCCAAGCTGGCCGGGATCGAGGGGCCGGTCGACCCCACCCGCTTCGCCGGTCTCCAGCCGGGTCAGTGCGCTGTGGCCAACGAGAGTACGCTCCTCGTCCAAGCCGGTCAACAAGTCGGTGTCGTCCTCGAGGAGTACAGCTTCACGCTGGCCGGCGAACTGGCCGGTCTCGTCTCGGCGCTCGCCGAGTGGTTGGCAGCGCATGCCCTGCCTCAGGCGCCGGAATATGCCTGGTGGCGGGAGAACCTGGCCAAGCATCTCTGCGTCCTGCCCGACGATGACTTTCGTGATTTCGTCCTCTATGCCACCGAGATCGAGGCCCACGTACGGCTGAAAGACGAGACCAAGACGGTCGAACCGGGAGCCCTCTGGACGACCGAAGCCCTGCCGGCCGAAACGCTGCTGGTCGGTCTCCTGGCAACGACCCGCTCGCGCTACGACAAGGTGAACGAGGACGGCCGCGCGCTGCTCGGCTGGTTGACGAGCAAGCTCGACGGCCGGCGTGTCCGCCTCGGCGGTGACGAGACGACGGGCCGCGGTGCCGTCGTCCTGCGCGTCGCACGGGTATGA
- a CDS encoding enoyl-CoA hydratase/isomerase family protein, protein MERIVEERRDGVLLLRLNRPEKLNAIDEQMLRELCAALEEARLDDAVRVVVLTGNERAFSAGADIDGFANVTVEELATSRSDLPQWDIIRRFPKPLIAAVAGIVFGGGLELTLACDIVVAAQTARFAAPEIRIGLIPGAGGTQLLTRRFGKYRAMELVLTGREFSADEAERLGLVNVVTPPEEYLDRALELARQIAQHSPAAVRAAKAAIVHGLEMPLDAALRFERELFLRVFTTPEAQGAIQAFLERRRAKQQGG, encoded by the coding sequence ATGGAACGGATCGTCGAGGAACGCCGGGACGGGGTCTTGCTGCTGCGGCTGAACCGCCCGGAGAAACTGAACGCGATCGACGAGCAGATGCTGCGCGAACTGTGCGCCGCACTCGAGGAAGCACGCCTCGACGATGCGGTGCGAGTCGTCGTCCTTACTGGGAACGAGCGCGCTTTTTCCGCTGGGGCGGACATCGACGGCTTCGCGAACGTGACCGTGGAGGAGCTGGCGACCAGCCGCTCCGACCTTCCCCAGTGGGACATCATCCGGCGATTCCCCAAGCCGCTCATCGCGGCTGTCGCGGGGATCGTCTTCGGTGGCGGGCTGGAACTGACGCTGGCTTGCGACATCGTCGTCGCTGCGCAGACCGCCCGGTTCGCGGCGCCGGAGATCCGGATCGGACTCATTCCCGGAGCCGGTGGAACGCAGCTCCTGACCCGGCGGTTCGGCAAGTACAGAGCGATGGAACTGGTGCTGACTGGCCGGGAGTTTTCGGCCGACGAGGCCGAGCGGTTGGGACTGGTCAACGTGGTGACGCCGCCGGAGGAATACCTCGACCGGGCGCTCGAGCTAGCGCGACAGATCGCGCAGCACTCGCCCGCAGCCGTACGAGCGGCGAAGGCGGCGATCGTGCACGGGCTCGAGATGCCGCTCGACGCGGCGCTGCGGTTCGAGCGCGAACTCTTCCTGCGCGTCTTCACGACGCCGGAGGCGCAAGGCGCGATCCAGGCCTTCCTCGAGCGCCGGCGCGCCAAGCAGCAAGGCGGCTGA
- a CDS encoding amidohydrolase family protein, whose translation MLPLAHRRAPNRLGLQEREQPVAREGKASDWIQSRGRFEEVDTVTSSRRIEIIDIHVHVRTGDHAKVWERDRYVPVTAEGFSDHPAAMADMYRELNGMAVIFDIDDETRTGLKASNEEIAQWVAKHPDVFIGFGTVDPWKGKAAIIEVERCADLGLKGIKFHPAVQDFAPNEPRFFPLWETCARLGLAVLFHSGTTMAGAGQPGGAGIRLEYGRPIPYIDDIAARFPELRIIMAHPAWPWHEEQLAILRHKPNVYMDLSGWAPKYIPESVIRYANSLVQDKVFFGSDFPMLSPHRWLREFAELPIKDTVRPKILRDNAARFLGLTHLVEEGPAASEAR comes from the coding sequence ATGCTGCCGTTGGCGCACCGGCGAGCGCCGAACCGTTTGGGATTGCAGGAACGCGAGCAGCCGGTTGCCCGCGAGGGTAAGGCGAGCGATTGGATACAGAGCAGGGGACGATTCGAGGAGGTCGACACGGTGACGAGTTCACGACGGATCGAGATCATCGATATCCACGTCCACGTTCGCACTGGTGACCACGCCAAGGTCTGGGAGCGCGATCGCTATGTCCCGGTGACTGCCGAGGGTTTCAGCGACCACCCCGCTGCGATGGCCGATATGTACCGCGAACTCAACGGCATGGCCGTCATCTTCGATATCGACGACGAGACACGGACTGGCCTCAAGGCGTCCAACGAGGAGATCGCCCAGTGGGTCGCCAAGCACCCGGACGTCTTCATCGGCTTCGGTACGGTCGACCCCTGGAAAGGGAAGGCGGCTATCATCGAAGTGGAGCGCTGCGCCGACCTGGGGCTCAAGGGCATCAAGTTCCATCCCGCCGTCCAGGACTTCGCTCCCAACGAGCCCCGCTTCTTCCCCCTCTGGGAAACCTGCGCTCGCCTTGGCCTGGCCGTCCTGTTCCACAGCGGCACCACGATGGCCGGTGCCGGACAGCCTGGCGGCGCCGGTATCCGGCTCGAGTACGGCCGCCCCATCCCCTACATCGACGATATCGCCGCGCGTTTCCCGGAGCTGCGCATCATCATGGCTCACCCAGCCTGGCCCTGGCACGAGGAGCAACTGGCCATCCTGCGCCACAAGCCGAACGTCTACATGGACCTCTCCGGCTGGGCCCCCAAGTACATCCCGGAGAGCGTCATCCGCTACGCCAATTCGCTCGTCCAGGACAAGGTGTTCTTCGGTTCCGACTTTCCGATGCTCTCCCCGCACCGCTGGCTCCGCGAGTTCGCCGAGCTGCCGATCAAGGACACGGTGCGGCCGAAGATCCTGCGCGACAATGCGGCCCGTTTCCTCGGGCTGACGCACCTCGTCGAGGAAGGTCCAGCCGCCAGCGAGGCGCGTTGA
- a CDS encoding 3-hydroxyacyl-CoA dehydrogenase NAD-binding domain-containing protein encodes MIEKIGVLGAGSMGAAVAALAASAGLEVILLDVKGQDDPAGPARRGLERAAKQRAFLDPAAIARVRFGNVEDDLGLLADCDWVLEAIIENRGVKRDLFRRLHSVLPPQTIVTTNTSTFTLQQLLPEELANWRERFFVTHFFNPPRALLLCEVTAFPEGETERFHGFVRFLEQRLGRRVLLVRDTPGFVANRFGIYALVHAVRLTGELGLAPEDVDALTGPLLGRPRSATFRTIDLTGLDILVLGTRSLQESTGDDYAVPDWILDLYEANRLGDKTGGGIFRREGDQQLTYDPVLRADRPARPAAVPGLEDLLRQPFPQRLLGALELPSPYGDYVRHLLGRTFGYVLLRTKDAARDIASVDRALEWGFGWAAGPYAQMQFLGLPRVRALIAETGLPAPELLDLAERHGGFFVDGQVLDPVTGDLVPEEQLPSTRRTLQIRVREALDREGLRDLGDGVLALRVRSLAGFPETLERALAHWPAALVLVPTFEGLGYPYGELLELAEAGNWGELEARLAQLQQVLRTVASAPVPVVTALDGEARGAATTLALWSDATVAYLTAATGFPGMSAGLLPVGAAVALRVRSEARASTLATPLRAELGTANALAGLLAAERVDSAARAGALGLLGDRWLVTVDRDGLLEAAAGLARALARSVPARPFALGEPLAEAGERLAVGPKLAELEPAARLVIETVARALRRAGNLDDLLAAERTAVLDVLQRAEARSQAGTTLQALTAPRR; translated from the coding sequence GTGATCGAGAAGATCGGTGTCCTCGGCGCCGGTTCGATGGGTGCGGCCGTCGCCGCGCTCGCTGCCTCGGCCGGGCTGGAAGTCATCCTGCTCGACGTGAAGGGACAGGACGATCCAGCCGGCCCCGCGCGCCGTGGGCTGGAGCGAGCGGCCAAGCAACGAGCCTTCCTCGACCCGGCGGCGATCGCGCGGGTGCGGTTCGGCAACGTCGAGGACGACCTGGGGCTCCTCGCCGACTGCGACTGGGTGCTCGAGGCGATCATCGAGAACCGCGGAGTCAAGCGCGACCTCTTCCGCCGCCTGCACAGCGTCCTCCCGCCGCAGACGATCGTGACGACGAACACCTCGACCTTCACGCTCCAGCAGCTCCTGCCGGAGGAGCTGGCGAACTGGCGGGAGCGCTTCTTCGTGACGCACTTCTTCAACCCGCCGCGTGCTCTCCTCCTCTGCGAGGTGACGGCCTTCCCGGAAGGCGAGACGGAGCGCTTCCACGGCTTCGTTCGCTTCCTCGAGCAGCGGCTGGGACGCCGCGTCCTGCTGGTGCGCGACACGCCAGGATTCGTGGCCAACCGCTTCGGCATCTACGCGCTCGTCCATGCCGTCCGGCTGACCGGCGAGCTGGGGCTGGCACCGGAGGACGTGGACGCGTTGACCGGCCCACTGCTCGGGCGGCCACGGTCAGCGACGTTCCGCACGATCGACCTCACCGGACTCGATATCCTGGTCCTGGGGACGCGGAGCCTGCAGGAATCGACCGGCGACGATTACGCGGTACCGGACTGGATCCTCGACCTCTATGAGGCGAACCGGCTCGGCGACAAGACAGGGGGCGGGATCTTCCGGCGCGAGGGCGACCAGCAACTGACCTACGATCCGGTACTGCGCGCCGATCGACCAGCCCGCCCGGCGGCGGTTCCCGGTCTCGAGGACCTGCTCCGACAACCGTTTCCCCAGCGCTTGCTCGGTGCGCTGGAACTGCCGTCCCCCTACGGCGACTACGTGCGGCACCTCCTGGGCCGGACGTTCGGGTACGTGCTGCTGCGGACGAAAGACGCCGCGCGCGACATCGCGAGCGTCGACCGGGCACTGGAGTGGGGGTTCGGCTGGGCAGCCGGGCCGTACGCGCAGATGCAGTTCCTGGGTCTCCCGCGCGTTCGGGCGCTCATCGCGGAAACCGGCCTGCCTGCACCGGAACTCCTGGATCTGGCCGAACGGCACGGTGGCTTTTTCGTCGATGGACAGGTGCTCGATCCAGTCACCGGCGACCTCGTCCCCGAGGAACAGCTCCCGTCGACGCGCCGCACGCTCCAGATCCGTGTCCGCGAGGCGCTCGACCGGGAGGGGCTGCGCGACCTCGGCGACGGTGTGCTGGCGCTGCGTGTGCGGTCGCTCGCTGGGTTTCCCGAAACGCTGGAGCGAGCGCTCGCCCACTGGCCAGCGGCACTGGTCCTGGTACCGACCTTCGAGGGACTCGGTTACCCGTACGGTGAACTCCTCGAGCTGGCCGAAGCGGGGAACTGGGGAGAACTCGAAGCGCGCCTCGCCCAGCTGCAGCAGGTCCTGCGGACTGTCGCCAGCGCGCCAGTGCCGGTCGTCACCGCACTCGACGGCGAGGCACGCGGTGCTGCGACGACACTGGCCCTCTGGAGCGATGCGACCGTGGCCTACCTGACGGCCGCGACCGGTTTTCCGGGCATGAGTGCTGGTCTCTTGCCGGTCGGCGCGGCGGTCGCTCTCCGCGTGCGCAGCGAAGCGCGCGCGAGCACGCTCGCGACTCCGCTCCGCGCCGAGCTGGGTACGGCGAACGCGCTGGCGGGGCTCCTCGCGGCCGAGCGGGTCGACTCGGCAGCGCGGGCTGGTGCCCTGGGGCTCCTCGGTGACCGCTGGCTGGTGACGGTCGATCGCGACGGGCTGCTCGAGGCAGCAGCGGGACTGGCGCGAGCACTGGCGCGCAGCGTGCCAGCGCGCCCGTTCGCGCTCGGCGAACCGCTGGCCGAAGCAGGCGAGAGGCTCGCGGTCGGGCCGAAGCTGGCCGAGCTGGAACCGGCCGCCCGGCTGGTCATCGAGACCGTCGCGCGCGCCCTGCGACGTGCCGGGAACCTGGACGACCTCCTGGCAGCCGAGCGTACGGCCGTCCTCGACGTGTTGCAGCGAGCGGAGGCGCGGAGCCAGGCCGGCACGACGCTCCAGGCGCTGACCGCACCGCGCCGCTGA
- a CDS encoding polysaccharide deacetylase family protein has protein sequence MRWLVGLTVLGLFVSLAARRLEAASAQAAPSIVYFPATGHHLAEPFLSFWRNHGGLRIFGYPLSEAQEREGLLVQCFERARVEAPLGCLGKTDCPVQLTRVAARLTAGRTDPAFAPLSLETRPPDTPLRRFFPETGHFLSYGFLRFWLRNGGLPVFGYPISEEFSEVDPVTGQTFTVQYFERARFEWHPEALGTLWEVQFGRLGAELALRDGIDTRPVPRQDGVPDYDPALFPRSFRLPVLVYHDVGEPAARYRIPLWRLEQQLDWLLANGYVTVSLVQAFEALLADGPLPERAVVITFDDGTRSQLAAARALAVRNMTATFFVVPGRSALGPAELRELRSMGHEVGSHSMTHRALTRLGDGALRWEALASRQQLEQWLGEPVRFFAYPGGDWDSRVAAVVATTGYRGAMAAWGGTRWTRERRWSEPRIEIDGHLALDRFAWYVERF, from the coding sequence GTGCGGTGGCTGGTCGGCCTGACGGTGCTCGGCCTCTTCGTCTCGCTCGCCGCTCGACGGCTCGAAGCAGCGAGCGCCCAGGCGGCACCTTCGATCGTCTATTTCCCAGCGACCGGCCACCATCTCGCCGAGCCGTTCCTCTCTTTCTGGCGCAACCATGGTGGACTCCGCATCTTCGGCTACCCGCTCAGCGAGGCGCAGGAGCGCGAGGGGCTACTCGTCCAGTGCTTCGAGCGCGCTCGCGTGGAGGCGCCGCTGGGGTGCCTGGGAAAGACGGACTGCCCGGTGCAACTCACCCGTGTCGCTGCGCGCCTCACCGCCGGCCGAACCGATCCCGCGTTCGCACCGCTCTCTCTCGAGACGCGACCTCCCGATACGCCGCTCCGCCGCTTCTTCCCCGAGACAGGGCACTTCCTCTCCTACGGCTTCCTCCGCTTCTGGCTGCGGAACGGTGGGCTACCGGTCTTCGGCTACCCGATTTCCGAAGAGTTCAGCGAGGTCGACCCGGTGACCGGGCAGACCTTCACCGTCCAGTACTTCGAGCGCGCCCGCTTCGAGTGGCACCCCGAGGCGCTCGGCACGCTCTGGGAAGTCCAGTTCGGCCGCCTGGGCGCCGAACTCGCCTTGCGCGATGGTATCGACACGAGGCCGGTTCCCCGGCAGGACGGCGTACCGGACTACGATCCGGCGCTCTTCCCGCGTTCTTTCCGCTTGCCGGTGCTCGTGTACCACGACGTCGGCGAGCCGGCTGCCCGCTACCGCATCCCGCTCTGGCGACTGGAGCAGCAGCTGGACTGGTTGCTCGCCAACGGCTACGTGACGGTCTCGCTCGTGCAGGCTTTCGAAGCGTTGCTCGCCGATGGCCCGCTTCCCGAACGGGCGGTCGTCATCACGTTCGACGACGGCACGCGGAGCCAGCTCGCCGCTGCCCGCGCGCTCGCCGTACGCAACATGACGGCGACCTTTTTCGTCGTTCCCGGCCGGAGTGCGCTCGGCCCAGCGGAGCTGCGCGAGCTCCGCAGCATGGGGCACGAGGTCGGCTCGCACTCGATGACGCACCGTGCCTTGACACGGCTCGGCGACGGCGCGCTTCGCTGGGAAGCGCTCGCCAGCCGCCAGCAGCTCGAGCAGTGGCTCGGTGAGCCGGTGCGCTTCTTCGCCTATCCAGGCGGGGACTGGGACAGCCGGGTCGCTGCAGTCGTCGCCACGACGGGCTATCGCGGGGCGATGGCCGCCTGGGGCGGGACGCGCTGGACGCGCGAGCGTCGCTGGTCCGAGCCGCGTATCGAGATCGATGGTCACCTCGCACTCGACCGGTTCGCCTGGTACGTCGAACGCTTCTGA
- the cmr6 gene encoding type III-B CRISPR module RAMP protein Cmr6, translating to MRERPRPDQPRGNGRPPHRGAGRPPGDGRSGPPRDRDRSAERPDGERGRPHPLLPSTTRTFWSSARAHVTNPALLFDRFAPEAAVFGDRTDATPRRDFLREVIAAAERLARSDLAGHLLARWEATVRAAGAEPFSVELESRLVTGLGAHGPLEIGFRFDRLGFPVLPGSGLKGVARAYAHLVERRDESEPDFLAVFGRVPRSGEAHEVGQAGALVFFDGYPEPGWRLELDVMTPHYPDYYSGKEPPTPWQNPNPVTFLAVAPGTRYRIAIGLRQGASDPDGRLRALAAEWLRKGLAQLGFGAKTTSGYGVFRSRE from the coding sequence ATGCGCGAGCGACCACGACCCGACCAGCCGCGCGGGAACGGTCGACCACCCCACCGCGGTGCTGGACGACCACCTGGGGATGGCCGCTCCGGCCCACCACGCGACCGTGACCGGTCAGCGGAGCGCCCCGACGGCGAGCGAGGGCGGCCGCACCCGCTCCTGCCGTCCACCACGCGGACGTTCTGGAGCAGCGCACGAGCTCACGTGACGAACCCGGCGCTCCTCTTCGACCGCTTCGCGCCGGAAGCCGCCGTCTTCGGCGACCGTACCGACGCGACACCGCGTCGCGACTTCCTGCGCGAGGTGATCGCAGCAGCCGAGCGGCTCGCCAGGAGCGACCTCGCCGGGCATCTCCTGGCTCGCTGGGAGGCGACGGTGCGCGCAGCGGGAGCGGAACCGTTTTCCGTCGAGCTGGAGTCGCGCCTGGTCACCGGTCTCGGTGCGCACGGGCCGCTCGAGATCGGCTTCCGCTTCGACCGGCTCGGCTTTCCCGTACTCCCAGGGAGCGGCCTCAAGGGTGTCGCCCGTGCCTACGCGCACCTCGTCGAGCGGCGCGACGAGTCGGAGCCCGATTTTCTCGCCGTCTTCGGCCGCGTGCCCAGGTCGGGAGAAGCGCACGAGGTCGGCCAGGCCGGTGCACTCGTCTTCTTCGATGGCTACCCCGAGCCGGGCTGGCGCCTCGAGCTCGACGTGATGACGCCCCACTACCCGGACTATTACAGCGGGAAGGAGCCACCGACCCCCTGGCAGAACCCGAACCCGGTCACCTTTCTCGCCGTCGCGCCCGGTACGCGCTACCGGATCGCCATCGGGCTCCGCCAGGGGGCGAGCGATCCCGACGGCCGCCTGCGAGCGCTGGCGGCGGAATGGTTGCGGAAGGGACTGGCTCAGCTGGGCTTCGGGGCCAAGACGACGAGCGGCTACGGCGTGTTCCGGAGCAGGGAGTGA
- the cmr5 gene encoding type III-B CRISPR module-associated protein Cmr5, with product MSQPAQRTTQQRTLEQERAARAWEYVAAVKGTSYAAEYGQLAREAASLVQLHGLGQTLAFLMSKKPKKQNEVNEHLQLARDLSRWVSQRILGESLDDLREWIVRQASVAEYRRATLEALAFLAWLKRFAEAELVKE from the coding sequence ATGAGCCAGCCCGCACAGCGTACGACGCAGCAGCGCACACTGGAGCAAGAGCGTGCAGCGCGCGCCTGGGAATATGTGGCCGCGGTCAAGGGGACGAGCTATGCTGCAGAATACGGTCAGCTCGCTCGCGAGGCTGCCTCGCTCGTGCAGCTGCACGGCCTGGGCCAGACGCTGGCGTTCCTCATGTCGAAGAAGCCGAAGAAACAGAACGAGGTCAACGAGCACCTCCAGCTTGCCCGCGACCTTTCCAGGTGGGTGAGTCAACGGATACTCGGCGAATCACTCGACGACCTCCGCGAGTGGATCGTCCGCCAGGCCAGCGTCGCCGAGTACCGCCGCGCCACGCTGGAGGCGCTCGCCTTCCTCGCCTGGCTCAAGCGGTTCGCCGAAGCCGAGCTGGTGAAGGAGTGA